One window from the genome of Equus asinus isolate D_3611 breed Donkey unplaced genomic scaffold, EquAss-T2T_v2 contig_589, whole genome shotgun sequence encodes:
- the LOC139039780 gene encoding uncharacterized protein, giving the protein MRGPSRQGQSPPPPPPPPPRVEILRCFLCSNRSLYAAETNTVPKRSVWDIWEWRPQGTRGEAPPQSHGDLRAQNTPVKSLIQAPGSLDLLGSQTNGICLQASHSFSCLLAFFLSPPRRESSRTWKKWVRREKRVSRELLVQEATSVLKTAERARQGAQERQRQQGVVPSLVTFFHSLELLDVTMEDYVEGNVLNCRKWNEQFKLMDEIELLQEAANLYTVQPDEHFGAWFQAVEPLSKEESYSLSCQLEPRYHWVRKIRLFFKGKKNRSVQNTRPPTKGPVVVVDDPPETS; this is encoded by the exons gtggagattctcaggtgtttcctttgcagcaacagaagcctctatgcagctgaaaccaacactgttccaaagagatctgtttgggacatctgggaatggaggccccaagggacaagaggagaggcccctccgcagtcccatggggaccttagagctcagaacaccccagtgaaatccctcatccaggccccaggcagtttggatctgctgggttctcaaacaaatgggatttgccttcaagcatcccacagtttttcttgcttgcttgctttctttctttccccaccccgcagggagagttctcgaacctggaagaagtgggtcaggagagagaaacgcgtgagcagggagctgctagtgcag gaggcgacctccgtgttaaagactgcagagagggcccgccaaggagcccaggagaggcagcggcagcag ggtgtcgtcccctccctggtgacgttcttccattccctggagctgctggacgttacgatggaggattatgtggag ggcaatgtgctcaactgtcggaaatggaatgag caattcaaactgatggacgagatcgagctgctccaggaggctgcaaatctgtacaccgtgcagcccgacgagcactttggggcctggttccaggccgtggagcccctgagcaaggaggagag ctacagcctgtcctgccagctggagccccgataccactgggtcagaaagattcgactcttcttcaaaggcaagaagaaccgctcagtccaga acaccagacccccaaccaagggcccagtggtggtggtcgatgaccctcctgagaccagctga